A region of Vibrio chagasii DNA encodes the following proteins:
- a CDS encoding polysaccharide deacetylase family protein: MNPIMFHYFHGDSGNHKPCQGSMSADHLERVIKHQKIQVLGVDEWVFKLSNGTLQDCETCLTFDDGIREQWDIALPILNAFDIKANFNLCSFQFSKEKDNFEIYRHFRNYYFESLDDYYEQYFSECANYFKKYHIEIPKNLNFSNYLPNSTFYTVQDRKFRYYRDEILKEKHFLILDEMLKKQKVDIGKVEKKLWITKEEVKNLAFQGHEIGLHTHQHPTNLDQWSYARQQESFLKNQAVLESIIEKKITHCAYPCGKKNDHTLRLMKELGIKYAYSAHNYDFDGDLLNIPRIDCTDILNKLNIK, from the coding sequence ATGAATCCCATAATGTTCCATTATTTTCATGGAGACAGCGGTAACCACAAACCATGCCAAGGATCTATGTCAGCCGATCATCTTGAGAGAGTGATAAAACATCAGAAAATTCAAGTGTTGGGTGTCGATGAGTGGGTTTTCAAATTATCTAATGGTACGTTACAAGACTGCGAAACTTGCTTAACATTTGATGATGGGATTAGAGAGCAGTGGGATATCGCCCTTCCGATACTTAATGCATTTGATATCAAGGCAAATTTTAATCTTTGCTCATTTCAATTTTCAAAAGAAAAAGATAATTTTGAAATATACCGCCACTTCAGAAATTACTATTTTGAAAGCTTAGATGATTACTATGAACAGTACTTTTCAGAATGCGCTAACTATTTTAAAAAATATCATATTGAGATTCCTAAAAACTTGAACTTTTCTAATTACTTGCCCAATTCGACTTTTTATACAGTTCAAGATAGGAAGTTCAGATACTACAGGGATGAAATTTTAAAAGAAAAACACTTTCTTATATTAGACGAGATGCTGAAAAAACAAAAAGTAGATATTGGTAAAGTAGAAAAAAAACTTTGGATAACAAAAGAAGAAGTAAAAAATCTAGCATTTCAGGGGCATGAGATTGGTTTACATACTCATCAACATCCAACTAACCTTGACCAATGGAGCTATGCACGACAACAAGAAAGCTTTCTAAAGAATCAAGCAGTGTTGGAGTCGATTATAGAGAAAAAAATCACGCATTGTGCATATCCTTGTGGTAAAAAAAACGATCACACACTACGTTTAATGAAAGAGCTTGGGATTAAATATGCATATTCAGCCCATAATTACGACTTCGATGGCGATCTTTTAAATATACCAAGGATCGATTGTACCGATATATTAAATAAATTAAATATAAAATAA
- the neuC gene encoding UDP-N-acetylglucosamine 2-epimerase: MKKIVFLTGTRADFGKLKSLIEKVEKSEEFHSHIFVTGMHMLKKYGFTVQEVEKCGFSNVYKYINQHSEDTMDVVLAKTISGLSDYVKEVDPDMIVVHGDRVEAMAGAIVGSLNNILVSHIEGGEVSGTIDELIRHSVSKMSHLHYVSNETAKSRLVQLGEAGETIHVIGSPDLDIMSSGHLPEFDDVIRHYDIPFDDYGVLMYHPVTTEVEQLRENITQVVDAIIESGKNFVVIFPNNDHGTDIIINEYNRFKSLDRIKVFPSVRFESFLTLLKHAKIVIGNSSAGVREAPFYGIPSLDIGTRQKDRATAESIINVDNSSTEILEALEREYANKYAAYREFGSGDSDKLFIESIASPKLWKTAKQKVFVDFSD; encoded by the coding sequence ATGAAAAAAATAGTCTTTCTAACTGGGACTCGAGCTGACTTTGGGAAGCTTAAATCGCTGATTGAGAAAGTGGAAAAGTCAGAAGAGTTCCATTCTCATATTTTTGTTACCGGAATGCACATGCTGAAGAAGTATGGGTTTACAGTACAAGAGGTAGAGAAGTGCGGTTTTTCTAATGTGTACAAATATATTAATCAACACTCTGAAGATACTATGGATGTTGTTTTAGCTAAGACTATTTCTGGGCTTTCTGATTATGTAAAGGAAGTAGATCCTGACATGATCGTTGTGCATGGTGACAGGGTCGAAGCTATGGCTGGCGCGATAGTAGGAAGCTTAAACAATATCCTTGTATCTCATATTGAAGGGGGAGAGGTCTCTGGTACTATTGACGAATTGATCAGACATAGTGTAAGTAAAATGTCACACCTTCACTATGTATCAAATGAAACTGCTAAAAGTAGATTGGTTCAGTTGGGCGAGGCAGGTGAAACAATTCATGTTATAGGTTCTCCCGACTTAGATATAATGTCTTCTGGACATTTACCTGAATTCGATGATGTTATAAGACATTACGATATACCATTTGATGACTATGGTGTTTTGATGTATCACCCAGTTACAACTGAGGTGGAACAACTGAGAGAAAATATAACACAGGTTGTGGATGCCATTATTGAATCAGGTAAAAACTTTGTTGTAATATTTCCTAATAATGATCATGGTACCGATATAATTATTAATGAATATAATCGATTTAAGAGCTTGGATAGAATTAAAGTATTTCCAAGTGTTCGTTTTGAGTCATTTCTAACTTTATTGAAGCACGCTAAAATCGTAATTGGTAACTCAAGCGCTGGTGTTAGAGAAGCCCCATTTTATGGTATCCCTTCTCTAGATATTGGTACGCGACAGAAAGATAGGGCAACGGCGGAATCAATTATCAATGTTGATAATTCATCAACAGAAATACTTGAAGCCTTGGAGCGAGAATATGCCAATAAATATGCTGCTTACCGGGAATTTGGTTCTGGAGATAGTGATAAATTATTTATCGAGTCTATTGCCAGCCCTAAACTTTGGAAAACAGCTAAACAAAAAGTCTTTGTAGACTTTAGTGATTAA
- a CDS encoding N-acetylneuraminate synthase family protein, whose amino-acid sequence MLNPVFEIAGRKVGLEHSPLVIAEIGINHEGSLKVAFEMVDAAISGGAEVIKHQTHVVEDEMSEEAKSVIPGNADVSIYEIMERCSLNEADETKLKEYVEAKGAIFISTPFSRAAAERLERMNVPAYKIGSGECNNYPLLDLIASYGKPVILSTGMNDIPSIQKAVDIFRKHETPFCLLHTTNLYPTPDHLIRIGAMEQLQEAFPDAVVGLSDHSIDNLACLGAVACGASVLERHFTDSKSRPGPDICCSMDADECRELIEQSARMAKMRGGKKEAAKEEQVTIDFAYASVVSIKDIKAGDELTRDNLWVKRPGTGDFLADDYESLLGKKAMVNISADTQIKKSDII is encoded by the coding sequence ATGCTTAATCCTGTATTCGAAATCGCTGGACGTAAAGTTGGGCTTGAACATTCTCCATTAGTTATCGCGGAAATTGGTATTAACCATGAAGGCTCATTGAAAGTTGCGTTTGAAATGGTTGATGCGGCAATTTCTGGTGGCGCTGAAGTAATAAAACACCAAACTCATGTAGTTGAAGACGAAATGAGCGAAGAGGCAAAGTCGGTAATCCCAGGAAATGCTGACGTCTCTATTTATGAAATAATGGAGCGTTGCTCACTCAATGAAGCTGATGAAACGAAACTGAAAGAGTATGTCGAGGCTAAAGGTGCAATATTTATTAGTACCCCATTTTCAAGGGCTGCAGCTGAACGTTTGGAAAGAATGAATGTACCAGCATATAAAATTGGCTCGGGGGAATGTAACAACTATCCTCTACTTGATCTTATTGCTAGTTACGGAAAACCTGTGATTCTGAGTACAGGAATGAATGATATTCCTTCTATTCAGAAAGCTGTTGATATTTTTAGGAAGCATGAAACACCATTTTGCTTATTGCATACGACTAATCTGTACCCCACACCTGATCACTTGATTCGTATTGGTGCTATGGAGCAACTACAAGAAGCTTTTCCAGATGCTGTTGTAGGTTTATCTGACCATAGTATTGATAATCTTGCTTGTTTAGGTGCTGTAGCTTGCGGCGCTTCAGTTCTAGAGAGACATTTTACAGATAGTAAATCTAGGCCAGGCCCGGATATCTGCTGTTCTATGGATGCTGATGAATGTCGAGAGCTTATTGAACAATCAGCGCGAATGGCAAAAATGCGTGGCGGTAAGAAAGAAGCGGCTAAAGAAGAGCAGGTCACAATTGACTTTGCTTATGCTAGTGTTGTTTCGATTAAAGATATTAAGGCAGGAGATGAGTTGACCCGAGATAACCTCTGGGTTAAACGTCCAGGAACTGGAGATTTTCTAGCTGATGACTATGAATCATTGTTAGGAAAGAAAGCTATGGTAAATATCTCTGCGGACACTCAGATTAAAAAGTCGGACATCATCTAA
- a CDS encoding acylneuraminate cytidylyltransferase family protein: protein MRIALITARGGSKGLPRKNILKLSGIPLIGWTIKAAQECRFVDLVYVSTEDAEIAEVSRSFGAEIIPRPELLATDSATSESVIEHAISWLESMNIDTQQIVLLQPTSPLRTSTHLNEALEVLSNSDADCIISVFEPTHTPIKSYIQSEDGFITGLYSKKAPYMRRQDLPRAYQPNGAIYAFHKEAFKEFNQIPRSKVLPYVMSELESEDIDTIDDFLKVEQILKGKINA, encoded by the coding sequence ATGCGGATAGCATTGATAACAGCTAGGGGTGGTTCTAAAGGGTTACCAAGGAAAAATATTCTTAAATTAAGTGGGATACCGTTGATAGGGTGGACTATTAAAGCTGCACAAGAATGTAGATTTGTTGATCTTGTATATGTATCAACTGAAGACGCTGAAATTGCAGAAGTTAGCCGGAGTTTTGGAGCGGAAATTATCCCTAGACCAGAATTATTAGCAACAGATTCCGCAACTAGTGAGTCGGTTATAGAACATGCAATATCATGGTTAGAAAGTATGAATATTGACACGCAGCAAATAGTTCTTTTGCAACCTACTTCCCCATTAAGAACAAGCACTCACCTTAACGAGGCGTTGGAAGTTTTGTCTAATTCTGATGCAGATTGTATAATTAGCGTTTTTGAACCAACACATACTCCGATTAAGTCTTATATTCAGAGCGAAGATGGATTCATTACTGGTCTTTATAGTAAGAAAGCTCCTTATATGCGCAGACAAGACTTACCTCGAGCATATCAGCCTAATGGTGCAATTTATGCTTTTCATAAGGAAGCGTTTAAAGAGTTTAATCAGATACCAAGAAGTAAGGTATTGCCGTATGTTATGTCTGAGTTAGAATCTGAAGATATTGATACAATTGATGATTTTTTGAAAGTAGAACAAATTTTAAAGGGAAAAATTAATGCTTAA